From a region of the Pseudanabaena sp. ABRG5-3 genome:
- a CDS encoding aspartate aminotransferase family protein, which yields MSPTTLEVQSQSQVDANSAPDAIAEFNQYVMSTYARFPIALERGEGCRVWDSTGKEYLDFVAGIATCTLGHAHPAMVKAVTDQIQTLHHASNLFYFAPQGQLAKWLVQNSCADKAFFCNSGAEANEGAIKLARKYAHTKLGIDDPVILTANASFHGRTLATVTATGQPKYHKNFAPLVSGFDYITYNDIDALEAAVKKYEGRLAAIMLEPLQGEGGVNPGDRAYFARVRELCDETKALLIIDEVQVGMGRSGMLWGYENLGIQPDIFTSAKGLGGGIPIGAMMCKASCDVFEAGDHASTFGGNPFACSVALAVCDTMVKDNLIANARERGQQLRTGLQAIAEKYPQHINSVRGWGLIDGLVLQESSNIQARDVVAAGIEHGLLLVPAGIKVVRFVPPLTVSAAEIEQALAIVEQAIASFAS from the coding sequence ATGTCGCCAACTACGCTAGAAGTACAATCTCAATCTCAGGTAGATGCTAACTCTGCACCTGATGCGATCGCTGAATTTAATCAGTATGTGATGAGTACCTATGCTCGCTTTCCGATCGCCCTAGAGCGTGGTGAAGGCTGCCGCGTATGGGATAGCACAGGTAAGGAATATTTAGATTTTGTTGCGGGCATTGCTACTTGTACGTTGGGACATGCGCATCCTGCGATGGTCAAGGCTGTAACCGATCAAATCCAAACCTTGCATCACGCTTCTAATTTGTTTTATTTTGCGCCCCAAGGTCAATTGGCTAAATGGCTGGTACAAAATTCTTGCGCGGATAAAGCATTTTTCTGTAATTCTGGTGCGGAAGCCAACGAAGGGGCGATCAAATTAGCGCGTAAATATGCCCATACCAAACTTGGTATTGATGATCCCGTAATTTTGACGGCAAATGCTAGCTTTCATGGACGCACCCTCGCCACAGTGACCGCAACAGGTCAGCCCAAGTATCACAAAAACTTTGCGCCCCTCGTCTCAGGGTTTGACTACATTACTTACAACGATATTGATGCCCTCGAAGCGGCGGTGAAAAAATATGAGGGTAGACTGGCGGCGATCATGCTCGAACCTCTGCAAGGTGAAGGCGGTGTCAATCCCGGCGATCGCGCTTATTTTGCCCGTGTCCGTGAACTATGTGACGAAACCAAAGCATTACTAATTATTGATGAAGTGCAAGTGGGCATGGGGCGTAGTGGAATGCTCTGGGGATACGAAAATCTGGGCATTCAACCTGATATCTTTACCTCAGCAAAGGGGTTAGGTGGTGGCATTCCCATCGGCGCGATGATGTGCAAAGCCTCCTGTGATGTCTTTGAAGCGGGTGATCACGCTAGTACCTTTGGAGGTAATCCCTTTGCCTGTTCCGTAGCGCTTGCCGTTTGCGACACGATGGTAAAAGATAACCTGATCGCTAATGCCAGAGAGCGTGGTCAACAACTCCGTACTGGGCTGCAAGCGATCGCCGAGAAATATCCTCAACATATTAACTCGGTACGTGGTTGGGGCTTGATCGATGGTTTGGTACTCCAAGAATCTAGTAATATCCAAGCCCGTGATGTGGTTGCCGCAGGTATTGAGCATGGCTTATTACTTGTGCCTGCTGGTATTAAGGTAGTCCGTTTTGTGCCACCACTAACCGTTTCGGCTGCTGAAATTGAGCAAGCCTTAGCTATTGTCGAACAGGCGATTGCCAGTTTTGCGTCCTAA
- the argC gene encoding N-acetyl-gamma-glutamyl-phosphate reductase, producing the protein MSAQNRIPVGIIGASGYGGIQLVRLLLEHPLVNITYMGGSGSVGQNFADLYPHISHAVNLPIENLEPEEVADRAQVVFLSLPNGLASKIAPRLLAKGCKVLDLSADYRFTDLHIYESWYKEARTDAEVNSKAVYGLPEIYRDRIATANLVGCAGCYPTASLLALQPLLKQGLVDPSTIIIDAKSGTSGGGRQPKTNLLLAEADGSLGAYGIANHRHTPEIEQVCSDLAGQEVLVQFTPHLIPMIRGILSTVYAKLRDPGLVKDDVLTIYKSFYRNSEWVQVLPKNIFPQTKWALGTNLCYLGVEVDQRTGRVIVVSAIDNLMKGQAAQAVQCMNIMMGWEESLALPKLTFYP; encoded by the coding sequence ATGAGCGCACAGAATCGGATCCCCGTAGGTATTATTGGCGCATCAGGTTATGGGGGTATCCAATTAGTCAGATTGCTGCTAGAGCATCCATTAGTAAATATTACTTATATGGGTGGGAGTGGTTCTGTAGGTCAAAATTTTGCGGATCTTTATCCACATATTTCCCATGCTGTGAATTTACCCATCGAAAATTTAGAACCCGAAGAGGTAGCCGATCGCGCTCAAGTTGTCTTTTTATCATTACCTAATGGTCTCGCTAGCAAAATTGCACCACGATTGTTAGCTAAGGGCTGTAAAGTGCTTGACCTCTCCGCAGATTATCGTTTTACTGACCTGCACATCTATGAATCTTGGTACAAAGAAGCGCGTACCGATGCCGAAGTTAATTCTAAAGCGGTTTACGGCTTACCCGAAATTTATCGCGATCGCATTGCCACGGCAAATCTAGTTGGTTGTGCAGGTTGCTATCCCACAGCGAGTTTACTAGCCCTGCAACCATTACTCAAACAGGGTTTAGTCGATCCTAGTACAATCATCATTGATGCGAAGTCGGGGACATCAGGGGGAGGTCGTCAGCCAAAAACTAATTTATTACTCGCCGAAGCTGATGGTTCCCTCGGAGCCTATGGCATTGCCAATCATCGCCATACCCCCGAAATCGAACAGGTTTGTAGTGATCTAGCAGGTCAAGAGGTGTTAGTCCAATTTACGCCTCACCTAATTCCGATGATTCGTGGCATTCTTTCGACGGTATATGCAAAATTACGCGACCCTGGTTTGGTCAAAGATGATGTGCTGACGATCTATAAATCTTTTTATCGCAATTCTGAATGGGTACAGGTTTTGCCAAAAAATATCTTTCCACAAACGAAATGGGCATTAGGGACAAATCTCTGTTATCTCGGTGTGGAAGTTGATCAGCGCACAGGTCGCGTCATTGTAGTTTCAGCGATCGACAATCTTATGAAAGGGCAAGCGGCTCAGGCTGTGCAATGTATGAATATTATGATGGGCTGGGAAGAGTCATTAGCTTTACCTAAGCTAACTTTCTATCCATAA
- a CDS encoding DUF4258 domain-containing protein: MGYLLQTRNISFDDIVQAIENGQILGIVGTSSLEKYPNQSVIVVRIKDYVYCVPFIKDGSVTFLKTIFPSRKMKKRFLGDQEDD, encoded by the coding sequence TTGGGTTATTTACTACAAACAAGAAATATTTCTTTTGATGATATAGTCCAAGCTATTGAAAATGGTCAGATACTTGGAATAGTTGGAACATCAAGCCTAGAAAAGTATCCAAATCAGTCTGTTATAGTGGTTAGAATTAAAGACTACGTTTATTGTGTTCCTTTTATCAAAGATGGCTCTGTAACTTTTTTAAAGACTATTTTTCCTAGTCGAAAAATGAAAAAAAGATTTCTAGGAGATCAAGAGGATGACTAA
- the thiL gene encoding thiamine-phosphate kinase — protein MTATIKSLGEQGLLKIFRQYCSDVVGDDAAPMGTTLPEHQMVVTTDMLVDGVHFSDRTTSPEDVGWRAAAVNLSDLAAMGAKPWGLVMSVGLPPDTEIEWIEGVYRGFSECLQTYGTELVGGDTVRSPIRTLSVTAFGQVHQSQIIQRHTARVGDAIVMTGLHGLSKAGLELLFNANLKEKLLAPLKIRNRILAGECLVEAICRCHQRPIPRFDAIALLHKLLKQHNHLKDFPISGMDSSDGLADAIAQICRSSKVGAKIFWRSLPIHRAVRTLAGDHALDWVLYGGEDFELVLCMPFKLAEPFVHQLSNAAIIGEIIEGNQIDGLEMRSAFQHFS, from the coding sequence ATGACTGCAACAATTAAAAGTTTGGGTGAGCAAGGATTGCTGAAAATATTTCGGCAATATTGTAGTGATGTAGTTGGCGATGACGCTGCACCGATGGGGACAACCTTGCCAGAGCATCAGATGGTCGTTACTACCGATATGCTAGTGGATGGAGTCCATTTTAGCGATCGCACTACGAGTCCTGAAGATGTCGGTTGGCGTGCGGCGGCTGTGAATTTATCAGATTTGGCAGCAATGGGAGCTAAACCTTGGGGACTAGTTATGTCCGTGGGATTGCCACCTGATACAGAAATTGAATGGATTGAAGGCGTATATCGTGGCTTTAGTGAATGTTTACAAACCTACGGTACAGAATTGGTGGGTGGAGATACGGTGCGATCACCTATCAGGACTTTATCAGTAACAGCCTTTGGACAGGTTCATCAAAGTCAAATCATTCAAAGACATACGGCAAGAGTTGGTGATGCGATCGTCATGACGGGGCTACATGGACTCTCCAAGGCAGGGTTAGAACTTCTATTTAATGCAAACTTAAAAGAAAAATTATTGGCTCCACTGAAAATTAGGAATCGTATTCTTGCTGGGGAATGCTTAGTGGAAGCAATTTGCCGTTGTCATCAGCGACCAATTCCACGTTTTGATGCGATCGCCCTTTTACATAAACTGCTTAAACAACATAATCATTTAAAGGATTTCCCGATCTCAGGGATGGATAGCAGTGATGGGCTTGCCGATGCGATCGCCCAAATTTGTCGATCTAGTAAAGTCGGCGCGAAAATATTTTGGCGATCGCTGCCAATTCATCGAGCAGTAAGGACATTAGCAGGTGATCATGCCTTAGATTGGGTTTTGTATGGCGGTGAAGACTTTGAATTAGTTTTATGTATGCCTTTTAAGTTAGCTGAGCCATTTGTACATCAATTATCTAACGCGGCAATTATTGGCGAAATTATCGAAGGAAATCAAATTGACGGATTAGAAATGCGATCGGCTTTCCAGCATTTTTCTTAG
- a CDS encoding AbrB family transcriptional regulator, with product MTDTVTTPLTGKALLQKAKELNNLPKREQAKKCGYFTRGKDGVDRVNLTEFYEAVLAARGFAINPEQNKDGRGREPTFRVSVHKNGQIVIGSTYTRSMGLNEGDEFEIKLGYKHIHLIQLTNDQPEDGEE from the coding sequence ATGACAGACACTGTAACTACTCCTTTAACAGGAAAGGCTCTTCTTCAAAAGGCAAAAGAGCTAAATAACTTGCCTAAACGTGAACAAGCTAAAAAATGTGGGTATTTTACTCGGGGGAAAGATGGTGTAGACCGCGTTAATTTAACAGAGTTTTATGAGGCAGTACTTGCTGCTAGAGGGTTTGCGATTAATCCTGAACAGAACAAAGATGGACGTGGTCGTGAACCTACGTTTCGTGTTAGCGTCCATAAAAATGGGCAAATTGTAATTGGTTCTACCTATACAAGATCAATGGGGTTGAATGAAGGAGATGAGTTTGAAATTAAGCTTGGATACAAGCATATTCATCTAATTCAGTTGACTAACGATCAACCAGAAGATGGAGAAGAATAA
- a CDS encoding valine--tRNA ligase, which yields MSTNELPKQYNPLESEAKWQKHWEESGVFVAESQSDKEPYCIMIPPPNVTGSLHMGHAFQEVLIDILIRYHRMRGFNTLWLPGTDHASIAVQTILDKQIKAEGKTNQEIGREKFLERAWQWKAESGGTIVSQLRRLGVSADWTRERFTMDEGLSNSVTEAFVKLYEAGLIYRGEYLVNWCPESQSAVSDLEVDNKEVKGHLWNFRYPLADGSGHLVVATTRPETMLGDTAVAVNPDDDRYKHLIGKTVMLPIMNREIPIIGDQYVDKAFGSGCVKVTPAHDPNDFEMGQRHSLPLINILNKDGSINANGGEFEGQDRFVARKNVVKKLDELGLLEKIEDYAHTVPYSERGKVPVEPLLSIQWFVKIKPLSDFALEQFDKQNSPTFVPDRWGKVYRDWLIRLKDWCISRQLWWGHQIPAWYAPDGSIFVARTEEEAYAQAKAKLGENVNLERDPDVLDTWFSSGLWPFSTLGWPEETQDFQTFYPTSVLVTGFDIIFFWVARMTMMAGYFTGKMPFNTVYIHGLVRDENNQKMSKSKNNGIDPLVLINKYGTDALRYSLVKEVTGAGQDIRLDYNRKTDESTTVETARNFANKLWNASRFVMMNLNSIETRSASLDTEKLELADRWILSRYAQTVLQVREQLDGYSLGEATRSIYEFFWGDFCDWYIELVKSRLQESADLTSRETVQQTLRFVLDGILRLLHPFLPHVTEEIWQLLTYGTSEPSSDRPVLAIQPYPEIDTSYINEELEEQFNLLIGTIRTIRNLRAEAEIKPSAKVKAILQSDSDRERSLLEAGQSYILDLARVEDLAVVATVDASATEQAIAGVVGTIQVIVSLVGVVDIGQLIAKLERTLTKLEGAINSTQGRLNNEGYLKKAPPDVVATARAELEESLKQQEILKARLAQLQSK from the coding sequence ATGAGTACGAACGAACTTCCAAAACAATATAATCCTCTCGAATCTGAAGCCAAATGGCAAAAACATTGGGAGGAAAGTGGCGTATTTGTAGCAGAGAGTCAAAGTGATAAAGAGCCATACTGCATCATGATTCCGCCGCCAAATGTCACGGGTAGCTTACATATGGGTCATGCTTTTCAGGAAGTATTAATCGATATTTTGATTCGCTATCACCGTATGCGGGGGTTTAACACCCTTTGGCTACCCGGAACCGACCACGCCAGTATTGCCGTGCAGACGATCCTTGATAAACAAATTAAGGCTGAAGGTAAAACCAATCAAGAAATTGGACGCGAAAAATTTCTGGAACGGGCTTGGCAATGGAAAGCCGAATCAGGGGGAACCATTGTTTCGCAATTGCGCCGCCTTGGGGTCTCGGCAGACTGGACAAGAGAACGGTTCACGATGGATGAAGGCTTATCCAATTCTGTTACCGAAGCCTTTGTTAAACTCTATGAAGCAGGACTAATTTATCGCGGTGAATATCTGGTCAACTGGTGTCCTGAGTCGCAGTCTGCGGTTTCTGATCTTGAAGTTGACAATAAAGAAGTTAAGGGACATCTATGGAATTTCCGCTATCCCTTAGCTGATGGATCGGGTCATCTGGTCGTAGCAACTACTCGCCCCGAAACGATGTTAGGCGATACCGCTGTAGCCGTAAATCCTGACGACGATCGCTACAAACATTTGATTGGCAAAACCGTGATGCTCCCAATCATGAATCGTGAGATTCCGATTATTGGCGATCAATATGTCGATAAAGCTTTTGGTAGCGGCTGTGTCAAGGTGACTCCTGCCCATGACCCCAATGACTTTGAAATGGGACAACGCCATAGTTTACCTCTGATCAACATTCTCAATAAAGATGGTTCGATCAATGCGAATGGTGGAGAATTTGAAGGTCAAGATCGCTTTGTGGCGCGTAAAAATGTCGTAAAGAAGTTGGATGAACTGGGCTTATTAGAGAAGATTGAAGATTATGCCCACACTGTTCCCTATTCGGAACGCGGTAAAGTTCCCGTCGAGCCATTACTTTCAATTCAGTGGTTTGTGAAGATTAAACCCTTGTCAGACTTCGCCCTAGAACAATTCGATAAGCAGAACTCGCCTACTTTTGTTCCCGATCGCTGGGGTAAGGTCTATCGCGATTGGTTGATTCGCTTAAAGGATTGGTGTATTTCTCGTCAATTGTGGTGGGGACATCAAATTCCCGCATGGTATGCCCCCGACGGCTCAATTTTTGTAGCACGAACTGAGGAGGAAGCCTACGCACAGGCAAAGGCTAAATTGGGTGAAAATGTAAATCTGGAACGCGATCCTGATGTGCTAGATACGTGGTTCTCGTCGGGGTTATGGCCATTCTCGACTTTGGGCTGGCCTGAAGAAACACAGGATTTTCAAACTTTCTATCCTACTAGCGTTCTCGTTACGGGCTTTGACATTATTTTCTTCTGGGTGGCGCGGATGACGATGATGGCTGGTTATTTTACGGGCAAGATGCCCTTTAACACGGTCTATATTCATGGACTGGTGCGCGATGAGAATAACCAGAAGATGTCTAAATCGAAGAATAATGGCATCGATCCGTTAGTTCTAATTAATAAGTATGGAACTGATGCTTTGCGTTATTCCCTCGTTAAGGAAGTGACGGGCGCAGGGCAAGATATCCGCCTTGATTACAATCGTAAAACCGATGAATCCACAACCGTAGAGACTGCCAGAAACTTTGCGAACAAGCTCTGGAACGCTTCGCGATTTGTGATGATGAATCTCAACAGTATCGAGACTCGCAGTGCGAGTCTCGATACTGAGAAGTTAGAACTTGCCGATCGCTGGATTTTGTCGCGCTATGCTCAAACTGTATTACAAGTGCGTGAACAACTTGATGGCTATAGCTTAGGCGAAGCAACGAGAAGCATCTATGAATTCTTCTGGGGCGATTTCTGCGATTGGTATATCGAGCTAGTTAAATCGCGTTTACAGGAATCCGCCGATCTCACCTCTCGCGAAACCGTACAGCAAACCCTCAGATTTGTCCTAGATGGGATTTTGCGTCTATTGCATCCATTCTTGCCTCACGTTACTGAGGAGATTTGGCAATTGCTGACCTATGGCACTAGCGAACCATCTAGCGATCGCCCCGTTCTTGCAATTCAACCCTATCCAGAAATTGATACTAGCTATATCAATGAAGAACTAGAAGAACAGTTCAATTTACTAATTGGTACAATTCGCACCATCCGCAATCTTCGTGCTGAGGCTGAGATTAAACCTAGTGCTAAGGTCAAAGCAATTTTGCAATCCGATAGCGATCGCGAACGCAGTCTCCTCGAAGCAGGACAAAGCTATATTCTCGATTTGGCAAGGGTTGAGGATTTAGCAGTTGTGGCAACTGTTGATGCATCGGCAACGGAACAGGCGATCGCTGGTGTCGTTGGTACAATTCAGGTAATTGTTTCGTTGGTTGGTGTGGTTGATATCGGTCAATTGATCGCCAAATTGGAACGCACTTTGACTAAGTTAGAAGGAGCAATTAATTCCACTCAGGGACGTTTAAATAATGAGGGTTATCTTAAGAAAGCGCCTCCTGATGTTGTAGCAACTGCGCGTGCGGAATTGGAAGAATCCCTGAAGCAGCAAGAGATTCTCAAAGCGCGTTTAGCTCAACTGCAAAGCAAGTAA
- a CDS encoding adenylate/guanylate cyclase domain-containing protein has protein sequence MPYIIQNQGTPQERICDLRQGVNTIGRGLDNSIVVEDDARSLSRHHAEIHLTDRGIYVTDLNSSNGTFVNQTKIVQQKLNHGDTVQFGSVIFSLVDDLQATASSVTSQTPTSSNSGLSILMRVSPEKSRVNMQDLLQQNQQLAPKGSVLLIQGNDETQRTSAKLRVLLEVSQELSSPEAYSALPEKILELLLKIMSVDRAVLLLVNEKTGQLEPKAYKFSDPNATADLDFYSRKITNFVLKQGDAIISDDASLDRRFDSSQSIIQQSIQAAMCAPLKPRDHAIGVLYVDNLSRGHAYHKEDLEFLSSLANQAAIAIENANLYRNMQAEVIRRAKLERFFPAAVSQKIEEGWDLNRIVETEVTALFSDISGFTEMTSQMQPRKVLEFLNEYFKVMVEDIVFPFGGTLEKYIADALLAVWGSPYQKDDDATMAVNAAIAMQWAMRQLNQEWTAQGRDLQIQIHIGLNTGMVASGNIGSENLIQYTNIGDTMNVASRICTAAQAGEVFISESTMSKISVLNLPLEKLDLIKVKGKDEPLQLYRVLWENVDLREMLSKTKTIFPKI, from the coding sequence ATGCCATATATTATTCAAAATCAAGGAACTCCTCAAGAACGAATCTGCGATCTGCGGCAGGGTGTAAATACGATCGGTCGGGGGCTAGACAATAGTATTGTTGTGGAAGATGATGCTCGCAGTTTATCGCGTCATCATGCTGAGATTCATCTGACAGATAGGGGAATATACGTCACTGATCTCAATAGTAGTAATGGCACTTTTGTTAACCAAACCAAGATTGTTCAACAAAAGCTGAATCATGGTGACACGGTGCAGTTTGGTAGTGTCATCTTTAGCCTCGTGGATGACTTACAAGCTACGGCTAGTTCTGTGACTAGCCAAACTCCTACGAGTTCCAATTCGGGACTATCGATTTTGATGCGAGTTTCTCCAGAAAAATCTCGCGTGAATATGCAGGATTTATTACAACAAAACCAGCAGTTAGCGCCCAAGGGATCGGTATTACTAATTCAGGGTAATGATGAAACACAGCGGACATCGGCTAAGTTGCGAGTCTTACTAGAGGTCAGTCAAGAACTGTCTTCCCCAGAGGCTTATTCAGCTTTACCAGAAAAGATTCTGGAACTATTGCTCAAAATTATGTCAGTGGATCGCGCTGTATTGTTGCTTGTCAATGAGAAAACAGGTCAGCTAGAGCCAAAGGCATATAAATTTAGCGATCCTAATGCCACGGCAGATTTGGATTTTTATAGTCGCAAAATCACAAATTTTGTCTTGAAACAAGGAGATGCGATTATCAGCGATGATGCGTCTCTCGATCGCCGTTTTGATAGCTCACAGTCAATCATTCAGCAATCGATTCAAGCTGCCATGTGTGCGCCTTTGAAGCCGAGAGATCATGCGATCGGTGTGCTGTATGTCGATAACCTATCGCGTGGTCATGCCTATCATAAAGAAGATTTAGAATTTTTGAGTAGTCTTGCCAATCAAGCCGCGATCGCGATCGAAAATGCCAATCTCTATCGGAATATGCAGGCAGAAGTAATTCGTAGGGCTAAGCTAGAGCGATTTTTCCCCGCCGCCGTTAGCCAAAAAATCGAAGAAGGTTGGGATTTAAATCGGATTGTAGAAACAGAAGTAACTGCTTTGTTTTCCGATATTAGCGGCTTCACAGAAATGACTTCGCAAATGCAGCCACGCAAAGTTTTAGAATTTCTGAACGAATATTTTAAGGTAATGGTCGAAGATATTGTCTTCCCCTTTGGTGGCACATTAGAGAAGTATATCGCTGATGCCCTATTAGCAGTTTGGGGTTCACCCTATCAAAAGGATGATGATGCGACTATGGCAGTAAATGCAGCGATCGCTATGCAATGGGCAATGCGACAGCTCAACCAAGAATGGACAGCGCAGGGACGCGATCTCCAAATCCAGATTCATATTGGCTTAAATACAGGAATGGTGGCATCGGGGAATATTGGCTCAGAGAACCTCATTCAATATACAAACATTGGCGACACGATGAATGTCGCAAGCCGTATTTGTACTGCTGCACAGGCAGGGGAAGTCTTTATTTCCGAAAGTACAATGTCTAAAATTTCCGTTTTAAACTTGCCCTTAGAGAAGTTAGATCTGATTAAAGTTAAAGGCAAAGACGAGCCATTACAGTTATATCGAGTCCTTTGGGAAAATGTCGATCTTAGGGAAATGCTGAGTAAAACTAAAACAATCTTTCCAAAGATATAA
- a CDS encoding pentapeptide repeat-containing protein has product MEVDQLLELYRQGQRNFSNIDLSNAQLRSVTLIGIDLRGSTLNKADLSSANLIDANLTGANLIETNLRGALLRGGNFSDADLSWANLTWSNSSNTKFLRSNLSVTNFSGANLIEADFTGAIMKGSNLRGTNLRGAILKNLRTCADTEFTGVRNLDDRTRLYLCTIASGTHPFTKNDSRQTLGCPI; this is encoded by the coding sequence TTGGAAGTCGATCAGCTATTAGAACTATATAGACAAGGACAGCGAAACTTTTCCAATATAGATCTTAGTAACGCTCAATTACGCAGTGTTACCCTAATTGGCATCGATTTACGTGGGTCTACTTTAAATAAGGCTGATCTGAGTAGCGCTAATTTAATTGATGCTAACTTGACAGGGGCTAACTTAATTGAGACAAACCTCAGGGGTGCATTACTTAGAGGAGGTAATTTCTCCGATGCCGATTTGAGTTGGGCAAATTTAACTTGGTCAAATTCATCTAATACCAAATTTCTGCGTTCTAATTTGAGTGTCACTAACTTTAGTGGTGCAAATTTAATTGAGGCAGATTTTACTGGCGCAATTATGAAAGGCTCTAATTTGCGCGGTACCAATTTGCGTGGTGCAATTCTCAAGAACTTACGCACCTGTGCAGATACAGAGTTTACAGGTGTTAGAAACCTAGACGATCGCACTCGGTTATATCTCTGTACGATCGCTAGTGGTACACACCCATTTACCAAAAATGACAGTAGACAAACTTTAGGCTGTCCTATTTAA
- a CDS encoding TatD family hydrolase, whose protein sequence is MQLVDTHVHINFKDFQEDLNAVRDRWLNNGVTKLVHSCVSPAEFTQIQAIADQFPEVSFAVGLHPLDKHLNAMGWNPEIGDRIKALAVSDRRVVAIGETGLDFFKSDSKSAQIEAFKSQLRTARSLNLPVIIHSREASVATREVLQEINSESPQEPIRGVMHCWAGNPEETQWFVDLGMYISFSGVVTFKNAHDLHESAKIVPSDRLLVETDCPFLAPVPKRGKRNEPAYVLHVAESVAKLRNVELSTLAEQTTSNAFTLFALN, encoded by the coding sequence ATGCAGCTTGTAGATACTCACGTACATATTAACTTCAAAGATTTTCAGGAAGATCTTAATGCCGTGCGCGATCGCTGGCTAAATAATGGTGTGACGAAGCTGGTGCATTCCTGTGTTAGTCCTGCCGAATTTACACAAATTCAAGCGATCGCGGATCAATTTCCTGAAGTCAGTTTTGCAGTTGGGTTACATCCTTTAGATAAACACCTTAATGCTATGGGCTGGAATCCTGAAATTGGCGATCGCATTAAGGCTTTAGCAGTTAGTGATCGACGAGTGGTGGCAATCGGTGAGACGGGGTTAGACTTTTTTAAGTCCGATAGTAAATCTGCCCAAATTGAAGCCTTTAAATCGCAACTACGCACGGCGCGATCGCTAAATTTGCCCGTAATTATTCACTCTCGCGAGGCATCAGTTGCTACCCGTGAAGTATTACAAGAAATTAATAGCGAATCTCCTCAAGAGCCAATTCGGGGTGTGATGCACTGCTGGGCAGGGAATCCAGAGGAAACACAATGGTTTGTCGATCTGGGGATGTATATCAGTTTTAGCGGCGTGGTCACTTTTAAAAATGCCCATGATCTTCATGAGTCAGCAAAAATTGTGCCAAGCGATCGCCTACTAGTAGAGACTGATTGTCCATTTCTCGCACCTGTACCAAAGCGAGGCAAGCGCAATGAACCTGCCTATGTGCTGCATGTGGCGGAGAGTGTCGCAAAGTTACGCAATGTCGAGTTAAGTACGCTTGCTGAACAGACCACCAGTAATGCATTTACATTGTTTGCACTTAATTAA